The region AAGTGAAGCTATCATCATAAAACTAACAATAGCAGGTTGGGTAGTACTTTTCTCACTTATGGGATTAGGACTTTTTAACGATATCAATAGATTGATGGGCTAAATGCTCAAAGATAAAATTCACTACAAAGCTATAAAAAAAGGTAACAATTATGACACAAGAAGAATATAAAATATACATTGATGATGTAATTAGAAGAGTTGAGAGCGCTAGACTTAAAGTTAGTGATTATCATATAGTAAAAACTGTAGCTATTAGCAAATACTCCACAGCAGATGATATAATAAAACTTTATAATATTGGGCAAAGAGCATTCGGAGAAAACAAGGTTCAAGACTTAAAAGCTAAAGCATCTGAGCTTGAAGAGTTACCACTAGAGTGGCATTTTGTTGGTAATTTACAAAAAAACAAGATAAACAATCTACTAGATATTAACCCTACTCTCTTTCATGCGTTGGATTCCATAGAGTTAGCACATGAGTTACAAAAAAAACTGGCATCTAGAGATATGGTTCTAGATGCTCTACTTCAAATAAACTCCGCAAAAGAAGAGTCAAAACATGGTTTTATGCCTGAATTTGCTAAAGAGGTTTATGAGCAAATCAAAAATGATTGTCCAAATATAAACTTAAAAGGTGTTATGAGTATCGGTGCTCACTCTCAAGATAAAGACATCATCAAAAAGAGCTTTGATACTACTTATGAGATTTACAAAAACTTAGATGGAGCGACTATTTGTTCTATGGGAATGAGTGGGGATTTTGAACTTGCAATAGAGTCCGGTTCAAATATGATTAGACTAGGCTCAATTATGTTTAATAAGTAACTTTTCAAATACTTTTAGTTATAATTCGCATTAATTAAATTTATGTAAAACTAAAGGTAAATATGCAAAAGTCAATCTTCA is a window of uncultured Sulfurimonas sp. DNA encoding:
- a CDS encoding YggS family pyridoxal phosphate-dependent enzyme, which produces MTQEEYKIYIDDVIRRVESARLKVSDYHIVKTVAISKYSTADDIIKLYNIGQRAFGENKVQDLKAKASELEELPLEWHFVGNLQKNKINNLLDINPTLFHALDSIELAHELQKKLASRDMVLDALLQINSAKEESKHGFMPEFAKEVYEQIKNDCPNINLKGVMSIGAHSQDKDIIKKSFDTTYEIYKNLDGATICSMGMSGDFELAIESGSNMIRLGSIMFNK